Genomic segment of Rhodococcus rhodochrous:
TCACTCCCGCCACACACTCTCGGAATACGCGACAATGGACGGGTGAACGAAGCCGATCAGCACACCACCGAGACGCTCGACGAGCGCCCGACCCGCGGGAACCGCCTGTACCCCAGGGTGACGAGTTTCCGGTCCCGCCGTGGATCGCTGACCGACCCCCAGCAGCAGTGCTGGGACCGTCGTTGGCCCGAACTCGGCAAGGAGGTGGGCGACGAACCGCTCGACGTCGACGCATGGTTCGGCCGCTCCGCGCCGCTCGTCCTCGAGATCGGATCCGGAACGGGAACCGCCGCGGTCGCCATGGCCGCGGCCGAGCCCGAGGTGAACCTCATCGCCGTGGAGGTCTACAAGCCCGGCATCGCCCAGACACTGCAGGCCGTCGAACGCACCTATGACACCGACGCGCCGATCGAGAACCTGCGGATCCTGCGCGGCGACGCCGTCGAGGTGCTCGAGAAGATGCTGACCTCCGAGTCGCTCACCGGCGTGCGGGTGTTCTTCCCGGATCCGTGGCCCAAGGCCCGTCACCACAAGCGCCGGCTCCTGCAGACCCCGACGTTCGCCCTGATCGCCGACCGTTTGAAGCCCGGCGGAGTGCTGCACGTGGCCACCGACCACGCCGAATACGCCGAGGCCATCGCCGAGGTGGGCGACGCGGAACCGCGC
This window contains:
- the trmB gene encoding tRNA (guanosine(46)-N7)-methyltransferase TrmB, translated to MNEADQHTTETLDERPTRGNRLYPRVTSFRSRRGSLTDPQQQCWDRRWPELGKEVGDEPLDVDAWFGRSAPLVLEIGSGTGTAAVAMAAAEPEVNLIAVEVYKPGIAQTLQAVERTYDTDAPIENLRILRGDAVEVLEKMLTSESLTGVRVFFPDPWPKARHHKRRLLQTPTFALIADRLKPGGVLHVATDHAEYAEAIAEVGDAEPRLARFTGTAPISLERPVTKFEDKAHQVGSAINEFVWGKIGA